The following are encoded in a window of Chryseobacterium sp. genomic DNA:
- a CDS encoding T9SS type A sorting domain-containing protein, translated as MKNIYILIALAVFTAANAQLTLVKQLSNAEVPKYEDVELPQIFNNKMYYIGKPANPQECKLYVTDGTSAGTQLLKDLGTIYTTGNGNYSTIGSFNQTADRLYFLRSQHLNPSAGGTPTEMTTELWVTDGTAAGTIKLMNKTTPVINYSAVSPISLFGRGGVQELNDNFAGNKLIFTAYDPASATVYYGNQIAWVTDGTPAGTQPLLTATGEKIYGGGTGGTRLNNEYFFGGRSQVSTDLGGFLYRTNGTAAGTVKVNPAAVNWFVGSHFSKPLNGQFLFWATDNLGPSWNQQNYEIWKSDGTAAGTQLFYETASGADSKKPYYGNVLDFVNDGQKFYFMLKQDPANIEQNEVWTTDGTLSNTKKIRDATNYLVDYTIVSNGQIFFEEFIQSPSTFRLVHSDGTAAGTTVVSSKNTNRPSFALYQGAAYYKDFDQMVPYFSNQVADNMEVWRSDGTVGNTARLLDVLPGTTTVSSYTVSNSSKPTNFFTLGDSLYFVTESPKNLYKFKGDYTFNNSVNGNWSNPSNWNAGTVPGFTDPVNVPAGFTVVADAPAYAGNLTLNSPLILSSGNLNIGGTLNLGANITLNANSVNLGPAAQVANGGPSQYMVTNGAGTVNVHNLNAARGTVSLPIGTANHYNPITVSNSGTSDTFSARVSEGIANTTNGAVNATWDISEGTAGGSNVNLTFGWNAAQQNATFSAAGAKVGHYYNGQWNQENSSSVTGSGPFAITATGITTFSPFSVMNFGALATAETAMKSLNVYPNPFRDALHISVLESGIFQLYDTSGKLVATHFLVKGVNTVDKSDLPANVYLYQIKNSAGTVTSVGKVIKR; from the coding sequence ATGAAAAACATATATATACTGATCGCCCTGGCCGTATTCACTGCCGCAAACGCGCAGCTTACCTTGGTGAAACAGTTGTCCAATGCTGAAGTTCCCAAATATGAAGATGTAGAACTACCACAGATATTTAACAATAAAATGTATTATATCGGGAAGCCGGCCAACCCGCAGGAATGTAAACTTTATGTAACCGACGGAACCTCAGCAGGTACCCAGCTGTTAAAAGACCTGGGAACTATTTACACCACCGGAAACGGAAACTACAGTACCATAGGATCTTTTAATCAGACCGCAGACCGGCTCTATTTTCTTCGCTCACAACACCTTAATCCTTCTGCTGGGGGTACGCCCACGGAAATGACTACGGAACTGTGGGTCACAGACGGCACCGCGGCAGGAACCATAAAGCTCATGAACAAAACCACACCGGTGATCAATTACAGTGCAGTATCGCCCATTTCTTTATTTGGACGCGGCGGAGTACAGGAATTGAACGATAATTTTGCCGGGAACAAGCTGATTTTCACGGCGTACGATCCCGCAAGCGCCACCGTTTACTACGGCAATCAGATTGCCTGGGTGACTGATGGTACCCCGGCAGGAACACAGCCGCTTTTAACCGCAACCGGCGAAAAGATTTATGGCGGGGGAACGGGCGGAACCCGACTTAACAATGAATATTTTTTCGGCGGCCGGAGCCAGGTGTCAACTGATCTTGGCGGTTTTCTGTACAGGACCAACGGAACGGCTGCCGGTACGGTGAAGGTGAATCCAGCTGCTGTCAACTGGTTTGTGGGTTCTCACTTCAGTAAACCCCTCAACGGACAATTCCTGTTCTGGGCTACGGATAATCTGGGCCCATCCTGGAACCAGCAGAATTACGAAATCTGGAAATCCGACGGAACTGCCGCCGGGACACAGCTTTTCTATGAGACGGCCAGTGGCGCAGATTCCAAAAAACCTTATTATGGTAATGTACTCGATTTTGTGAACGATGGCCAGAAGTTTTATTTTATGCTGAAACAGGATCCTGCCAATATTGAGCAGAATGAAGTGTGGACAACGGACGGAACGCTGTCGAATACCAAAAAGATCCGGGATGCCACCAACTATCTGGTTGACTATACCATAGTATCCAACGGGCAAATTTTTTTCGAAGAGTTCATACAGTCGCCATCAACCTTCAGATTGGTTCACTCCGACGGTACTGCCGCAGGCACCACGGTGGTATCCAGCAAAAATACCAACCGTCCCAGCTTTGCTTTGTATCAGGGAGCGGCCTATTATAAGGACTTTGACCAGATGGTGCCTTATTTTTCTAATCAGGTGGCCGACAATATGGAAGTCTGGCGCAGCGACGGTACCGTGGGAAATACGGCGCGACTTTTAGACGTGCTGCCGGGTACAACTACGGTTTCCTCATATACCGTCTCCAACTCTTCAAAACCTACGAATTTCTTCACCCTGGGCGACAGCCTTTATTTTGTGACAGAAAGCCCGAAGAATCTGTATAAATTCAAGGGAGACTACACCTTTAACAACTCTGTGAACGGTAACTGGAGCAACCCTTCCAACTGGAATGCGGGCACCGTGCCGGGCTTTACAGATCCTGTAAATGTACCTGCAGGGTTTACTGTTGTTGCAGACGCCCCCGCCTATGCAGGTAACCTGACTCTGAATTCGCCACTGATTCTTTCTTCCGGAAATCTGAACATCGGAGGCACCCTTAACCTGGGTGCAAACATTACCCTCAATGCCAACTCCGTTAATTTGGGGCCTGCTGCGCAAGTGGCCAACGGGGGTCCGTCGCAGTATATGGTAACCAACGGCGCCGGCACGGTAAATGTGCATAATCTGAACGCAGCACGCGGGACGGTTTCCTTGCCCATAGGAACGGCAAACCACTACAATCCCATCACGGTTTCCAACTCCGGAACCTCGGATACATTTTCGGCCAGAGTCTCCGAGGGAATTGCGAATACGACAAACGGTGCCGTAAACGCTACCTGGGATATTTCTGAAGGTACAGCGGGCGGCAGTAATGTAAACCTCACTTTCGGCTGGAATGCTGCGCAGCAGAATGCCACCTTCAGTGCGGCCGGTGCAAAGGTCGGACATTACTACAACGGACAATGGAACCAGGAAAACAGCAGCAGTGTAACCGGCAGCGGTCCGTTTGCCATCACTGCTACGGGTATCACCACTTTCTCGCCATTTTCGGTAATGAATTTCGGAGCGTTGGCAACGGCTGAAACGGCCATGAAAAGCCTGAACGTTTATCCGAACCCGTTTAGGGATGCGCTCCATATTTCTGTCCTGGAAAGCGGCATCTTTCAGCTCTACGACACGTCGGGTAAATTGGTCGCTACTCATTTCCTGGTGAAAGGAGTGAACACAGTCGACAAATCTGACCTGCCTGCCAACGTGTACCTGTACCAAATAAAAAACAGCGCCGGTACGGTCACGTCTGTGGGAAAGGTTATTAAAAGGTAG